GGTGCCAAGATACGTTGAAGGGCGCACCGCCGAGCATACGTTCGCCGTCGGGCAAGACGTCGAACAGGACCTCACCGACTATCAGTGGTCGCCCCTCCTCGCTCACCCGTCACTCCGACTTGAAATTCCGTCTCGGATTTGTTGACACGCCATCTCCACATACTGTACGACGGAATCCGCACACGATCACGTCCGGTGGCGAGTCATTCTTGGTGGGCTAGCGCTGCCGGGATGGCTCCAGCGTCTTGCACCACACGTGCATGTCTTCGAACTGACCGGAAATGTGGCAGTTGTTAACCAGAGTCCCGGTCATCGTATATCCGCGGTTATAAAACACACGATTCATGCCAAAGGACCGCGCTCGGGCTATCGTGTAGAGGTTCGGGTTCGAGCACACGGCCATATCTTCCTCGAGCGCCGCCAGGATGTGCTGGGCGAGTCCCAGCCCGCGCTGGCTCGGCAGAGTCGCGAAATCGGTCATTTCCGCGTTGTGGTGCCGGCGGCAGGTCTCCGCGGAAGCCGCCGCGACCACAACGCCCTCGGTGTCGCGGACGATACGGTAGACGACGTGCGAGTCCATGGTTGATAACAGGTACTCCGGGTCGGTGATCGGAAAAGGATAGCTGTCGAACACGGTTCCGTAGAGCGACGCGAGCTCCTCGAGATCCGACGCCGTCGCGACGGCCATGCGGTAGCCGTCCGGCAGGTCCGGTACCGAAGCGTCTGGTGGTCGAGAACCGATCGTTTCCAGAATCTCGTCCTGCTCGGACTCAAACGGCCGCTCCATGCGGTCATCATTCAGATAGAGCGACATCACGACCGCCGGCTGCCCGGAAAAGTAACCGGTGATCGTAGCTTCGAAGACCATCCCAGCATCTTCAAGAGCTTTGCGATCGAAGACTGGCGCCTTCAGAAAAATCTTTCCGTAGCCTCGGTTGCGCGCCTCGGCCACCAGACCCCGAATCATTGCGCGCGGTTCTCGAGCCTCGTAGTCCAAAATCTGGATACGTCGGTTGAAATCGCTTACGACCATCTGAACCGTGAAGTCGCTGGCCTTGATGCGGTGTTCGACGCCCATTTCTGACGTGGACTGCGTTCCGACTCCCATCAGGCGCTCTTCCCAGATGACACATCGTCATCTTCGGAATCGGCGTTGGCCGTCGTCTCGGTGGGGATCAGGGCGATGTTCGCGGGATCGTCATCAAACAGACCCGCCACGCCACCGTTCTCCGAACCATCGGACACCACCTCGCGGCAGTACGAACAAGGCCGGCCCTCGGTGCACATGCCGGTGTACTCCCCGGGCTCCTCGTAAGCGACGATGCGCCCCTCGAAGTTGCGCAGCACGAACTTGTGCTCATGCTGGGTTACCACATAGTTGGGGTTCACCGGGATCTTGCCGCCACCGCCGGGCGCATCAACCACGAAGGCTGGCACCGCCAAACCGGAAATGTGGCCACGCAGGTGTTCCATGATCTCTATGCCCTTGGCAACTGTGGTTCGGAAATGCTTCAGCCCTTCCGCCAGATCACACTGGTAAATGTAATAGGGACGCACCCGGTTGGCGGTGAGCTTGTGCATGAGCTTTCGCATCAGCGCCCAGCAGTCGTTGACACCGGCTAGGAGAACGGTCTGATTACCGAGGGGAATCCCGGCATCCGCCATTCGTGCGAGAGCGGCCTCGGACTCCTCGGTGAACTCCTTGGGATGATTGAAATGGGTGTTGACGAAGACCGGGTGGTATTTGCGCAAGGTCTCGACGAGACTCTGAGTGATTCGTTGGGGCATCGTCACCGGCAGACGGGAACCAAAGCGGATAATCTCCACCGACGGCACCTCGCTGCGCAGCCGGCGCAGGATGTTCTCGATCCGTTCATCCGATAGCAGAAACGGATCGCCGCCGGAAAGTAGTACGTCGCGCACCTCGCGGTGTGTCTTGAGATACTCGATCCCCGCATCGAGGTCTTCATCAGTCACGCCAGCCAGGGGCTTTCCGACTTTCCGCTTGCGGGTACAGTGTCGGCACAGCATGGCGCACTCGTGCATGATCACCCACAGCACGCGATCCGGATAACGATGCGTCATCCCCGGAGCAACCGCATCGCCCTCCTCGTTGAGGGGGTCCTTGATGTCGAAATCGCCCAGAGTCAGCTCACCGTCGCCGGGGACAGACTGCAGGCGAATCGGACACTCCGGGTCATCCGCGTCGATCAACGATGCGTAATAGGGTGGGATCGCGAACCGGAAGCGGTCGAGCGCGCGTTCAATCGTGCGCTGCTCCCGCGGCGTGATCGAAATGACCCGCGCCAGCTCCTCGGGCGACGTGATCCGATTTCGCATCTGCCAGTGCCAATCCTGCCAGGTGTTGAGAGGAAGATCTCGCCAAACCGACCGCATCTTGTGTTCCGGCTGCACGTCTCTCTCGGCCCGATGCTGGACAGAAAGTGAGTTCATTGTTGATGGCCTTTCAGCTCGGACGATGAGGAATTCAGGCCCGCCGACCTGTTACCAGGCTCGGGCAAGGTGCGAGTTTGGGGAAAAATTCCCTCGAAATTTCCATCGTGTACTAAAGTTTACCATAGAAAATAACTCAAGACAACTCGTTTTTGAGCCGTGTTGCTGGGCTGGCAGTACAGGGATTCAGTCTTCGCGATCTGGTACCGGAGCGGTTGTCAGATAAGCTTCGGTTTCTTCTGGAGTCGCATCGAGCGGACCGGTTGTGAGAATTGGCCCGGCCTCCACGTCTGCCGCCTCCATGAGCGCTACGATTCTTTGCAACGAGGAAAGAATCTGCGTCTGCTGCCAATCCGGAAGCTGTCGAAAACCGCCGGTGAAATGCTCCTGCAGTAAAGGTGGAGCGTCGGCCAAAACCCTTTCCGCCTCCGATGTAGGCGAAACCATGACCTTGCGCCGATCGTGTATGTCACGTTCTCTAATTATCATAGACTTCCGTTCGAGACGGTCGAGTATTCCAGTGACCGTCGCCTGGCTCAGATTCACCGCCCTCGCGAGTTCGCTCACGCTGCGCGGC
This genomic interval from Acidobacteriota bacterium contains the following:
- the ablB gene encoding putative beta-lysine N-acetyltransferase — translated: MGVGTQSTSEMGVEHRIKASDFTVQMVVSDFNRRIQILDYEAREPRAMIRGLVAEARNRGYGKIFLKAPVFDRKALEDAGMVFEATITGYFSGQPAVVMSLYLNDDRMERPFESEQDEILETIGSRPPDASVPDLPDGYRMAVATASDLEELASLYGTVFDSYPFPITDPEYLLSTMDSHVVYRIVRDTEGVVVAAASAETCRRHHNAEMTDFATLPSQRGLGLAQHILAALEEDMAVCSNPNLYTIARARSFGMNRVFYNRGYTMTGTLVNNCHISGQFEDMHVWCKTLEPSRQR
- the ablA gene encoding lysine 2,3-aminomutase — translated: MQPEHKMRSVWRDLPLNTWQDWHWQMRNRITSPEELARVISITPREQRTIERALDRFRFAIPPYYASLIDADDPECPIRLQSVPGDGELTLGDFDIKDPLNEEGDAVAPGMTHRYPDRVLWVIMHECAMLCRHCTRKRKVGKPLAGVTDEDLDAGIEYLKTHREVRDVLLSGGDPFLLSDERIENILRRLRSEVPSVEIIRFGSRLPVTMPQRITQSLVETLRKYHPVFVNTHFNHPKEFTEESEAALARMADAGIPLGNQTVLLAGVNDCWALMRKLMHKLTANRVRPYYIYQCDLAEGLKHFRTTVAKGIEIMEHLRGHISGLAVPAFVVDAPGGGGKIPVNPNYVVTQHEHKFVLRNFEGRIVAYEEPGEYTGMCTEGRPCSYCREVVSDGSENGGVAGLFDDDPANIALIPTETTANADSEDDDVSSGKSA
- a CDS encoding MarR family winged helix-turn-helix transcriptional regulator — protein: MSSPRDLSGDGNSTELPVTSEVMAALRRIIRAIDIHSRSLVQRYGLTGPQLVVLKELVARAPRSVSELARAVNLSQATVTGILDRLERKSMIIRERDIHDRRKVMVSPTSEAERVLADAPPLLQEHFTGGFRQLPDWQQTQILSSLQRIVALMEAADVEAGPILTTGPLDATPEETEAYLTTAPVPDRED